A single window of Nasonia vitripennis strain AsymCx chromosome 4, Nvit_psr_1.1, whole genome shotgun sequence DNA harbors:
- the LOC103315632 gene encoding putative ankyrin repeat protein RF_0381, producing MYSNPKYKYNMLNLAVETNDWAGVEALLSKYPSHVNLALEDGRTPLHTAIAKNNIEMMKILLHHKASVNRDPSRRTETPSPLWLAMLQWHDHQAAELLIRWGADVNERCDTSLINGEAQQYYDYDAQTTFLHVAVHRLDASLARLLMDHGADLSARNAKDRTALFVALVGGCPADLVLEMLNRGTRHELAHADNMQRTYLHSVIGAGHEELTELLLAQPEVDTTLLHYTGKTMLHFAADARSESVSTARWLLERRVPLDARDRIFQNSPLHSTLRTGKSAMAKLLIERGADVNARNGDGLRPLHLAVTGRCSLDALELLLAKGAELQQPTPSGQTALHLACNEGREEGIKTLLLRGADPLAKDDVGRTPFQMIKRQATGATWQMIRRLAALRMVEGRQIDEQDERLIDRTSYMQEHYIACKRELQRMRKFKVYNDVTLFFIFAASDERLGMLMRNEEFLASFQARYVDQQYNSYNDYISAKFERAEKKLRWICAVESHLCEIFSAHLTYAAIENLAKFVSVKDLPGCKL from the exons ATGTATTCCAACCCGAAGTACAAATACAACATGCTCAACTTGGCGGTTGAGACGAACGACTGGGCTGGAGTGGAGGCTTTGCTTTCGAAGTATCCGTCGCATGTAAACCTGGCACTGGAGGACGGAAGGACGCCGCTGCATACCGCAATCGCCAAAAACAACATCGAGATGATGAAAATCCTGCTACATCACAAGGCGAGCGTCAATCGGGACCCAAG TCGGAGAACAGAAACGCCCTCACCGCTGTGGTTAGCGATGCTCCAGTGGCATGACCACCAAGCGGCCGAATTGCTGATTCGCTGGGGCGCCGACGTGAACGAGCGGTGTGATACCAGCCTGATAAACGGTGAGGCGCAGCAGTACTACGACTACGACGCGCAGACGACGTTCTTGCACGTGGCGGTGCACCGGCTCGACGCGTCCCTGGCCCGGCTGCTCATGGACCACGGCGCCGATCTCTCGGCGAGGAACGCCAAGGACCGGACGGCCCTGTTCGTCGCCCTCGTCGGCGGCTGTCCGGCCGACCTGGTGCTCGAGATGCTGAACCGCGGCACCCGACACGAGCTCGCGCATGCCGACAACATGCAGCGCACCTATCTGCACTCGGTCATTGGCGCGGGCCATGAGGAGCTGACGGAGCTGCTACTGGCACAGCCCGAGGTCGACACGACCCTGCTGCACTACACCGGGAAGACGATGCTGCACTTCGCCGCGGATGCCCGCTCGGAGAGCGTGAGTACCGCCAGGTGGCTACTGGAGAGGCGTGTCCCGCTCGACGCCAGGGACAGGATCTTCCAGAACTCGCCGCTGCACAGCACGCTGCGGACCGGCAAGTCGGCAATG GCGAAGCTGCTAATTGAGCGGGGAGCCGACGTGAACGCGAGAAACGGCGACGGCCTCCGCCCGCTGCACCTGGCAGTGACGGGGCGCTGCAGCCTGGACGCGTTGGAGCTGCTCCTCGCCAAGGGCGccgagctgcagcagccgacGCCGTCGGGCCAGACGGCTCTGCACCTCGCGTGCAACGAGGGCCGAGAGGAGGGAATCAAAACTCTGCTCCTGCGCGGCGCAGACCCGCTCGCGAAGGACGACGTCGGCCGTACGCCCTTCCAAATGATAAAGCGGCAGGCGACCGGGGCCACCTGGCAGATGATCAGGCGTCTGGCCGCGCTAAGGATGGTCGAAGGCAGGcagatcgacgagcaggaCGAGCGGCTGATCGACAGGACGTCCTACATGCAGGAGCACTACATAGCCTGCAAGCGGGAGCTGCAGAGGATGAGGAAGTTCAAGGTCTACAACGACGTGACGCTGTTCTTCATCTTCGCGGCGAGCGATGAGAGACTGGGCATGCTCATGAGGAACGAGGAGTTTCTGGCCTCCTTCCAGGCGCGCTACGTCGACCAACAGTACAATAGCTACAACGACTACATCTCAGCGAAGTTCGAGAGGGCTGAGAAGAAGCTGCGCTGGATTTGCGCGGTCGAAAGTCACCTATGCGAGATTTTCTCGGCCCATCTGACTTACGCCGCCATAGAGAATCTGGCAAAGTTCGTTTCTGTGAAGGATTTGCCTGGTTGTAAATTGTAG